From Amphiprion ocellaris isolate individual 3 ecotype Okinawa chromosome 10, ASM2253959v1, whole genome shotgun sequence, one genomic window encodes:
- the LOC111562881 gene encoding zinc finger E-box-binding homeobox 1-like isoform X4 — translation MALDSHDAAMTVLPHNGSWNGVKEECVSEEEEEEEAVKDALVEEILQQGDTAIIYPEAPEDEQSPAETGGADENGTPDSFSQLHTCPYCSRGYKRNASLKEHIKYRHETSEDNYSCSHCSYTFTYRSQLERHMSHHRGTREQRHVSQSTGGSGGTGGTRKFKCTECSKAFKYKHHLKEHLRIHSGEKPYECSNCKKRFSHSGSYSSHISSKKCVGVAPPNGAARTSIKSPQPTTQSRPVVIAPARMILKEKTESKPLQEQLPVTQIKSEPVEYECKPVTAAPATSAGSNGVVNGGTTQPAVVPTATLPQGVAMVVPTVGLMSPISINLNDLQNVLKVAMDGNVLRQVLGSANGVVTQGKQGIVVQQPQQQIISLPAFVDHDGTTKIIVNYSISPAAATPATTQPTALTVKNNPPPLPAITTSAAVATIPTQTDKPQIPEVTDLTIVKAESESVPITDLETDAATQTEKATVPTSESAQMPKPNSNSTCLLCDDCPDNLEALHLLQHRKAANGEAVDSAALDPSFAALLSEAGVTLEEPPVDDLLSLLKTYFASNANPSEEELTKISESVSIPVDVVRKWFVKMNSGKNLGKCNSEATEISKKTETTNSSSEDTLNQIEDEDEEVIQEASNNASSESGSASPSDSTSLSLNNGDLVIVKSEPEDPEAIDSQAEPLDLSLPKHITAALEKKTTTPPAKQQDQPLNLTCLRKEQLDGRTIYVTTPQTGRPVNIVTAAQLPTLVAIAGQGTMGCLSAINTTTKRTILIPQLTYTYATTANSATGAKTVVLNGHKQEKRLESSSDGVSTVEEQNDSDSVALMKKRRLEHGVYPCDLCSKVFQKGSSLLRHKYEHTGKRPHECNVCKKAFKHKHHLIEHSRLHSGEKPYQCDKCGKRFSHSGSYSQHMNHRYSYCKKDGPNSGPPGSILGPSRVQTELGSPGAGPQSDSRTTTPPSQLDSDERESEDEEDDDDEAMCMDDIRVVQVDDGECEIYEGNFDDDEEDGEELVEEEEVEEEETEGEKPEEEFVCDVVEVELGDGHMEMDNETEKRTDEKEESASVDAEEMADCEANTDKSIRGESNSTEPTEEEVTNAK, via the exons GAACACCAGACTCCTTCTCCCAGTTGCACACTTGCCCCTACTGCTCCCGGGGCTACAAGCGCAATGCCTCACTGAAGGAGCACATTAAGTATCGCCACGAGACCAGCGAGGACAACTACAGCTGCTCACACTGCAGCTACACCTTCACCTACCGATCGCAGCTGGAGAGGCACATGAGCCACCACCGGGGCACCAGGGAGCAG CGTCACGTTTCTCAGTCGACAGGAGGATCAGGAGGAACAGGTGGAACACGCAAATTCAAGTGCACCGAATGTTCCAAAGCCTTCAAATACAAACACCACCTGAAGGAGCATCTACGCATTCACAGTG GTGAGAAACCATACGAATGCTCCAACTGCAAGAAGCGATTCTCCCACTCAGGCTCCTACAGCTCACACATCAGTAGCAAAAAGTGTGTGGGTGTAGCACCTCCTAATGGTGCTGCTCGAACGTCGATTAAATCCCCCCAACCAACGACACAGTCCAGGCCTGTTGTAATCGCTCCAGCCCGCATGATTCTcaaagagaagacagaaagcAAACCTCTGCAGGAGCAGCTGCCTGTTACCCAGATCAAATCAGAACCTGTGGAATACGAATGCAAACCAGTGACGGCGGCACCAGCGACGTCAGCTGGTAGTAACGGAGTGGTGAACGGAGGGACGACACAGCCGGCGGTCGTTCCCACGGCAACCCTTCCTCAGGGtgtagccatggttgtgccGACAGTCGGCCTGATGTCGCCCATCAGTATCAATCTTAATGACTTGCAAAATGTACTGAAGGTGGCAATGGATGGAAACGTGCTCAGGCAGGTGCTGGGTTCGGCCAATGGGGTGGTGACGCAGGGGAAGCAGGGGATCGTAGTCCAGCAGCCTCAGCAGCAGATCATCAGCCTCCCGGCCTTCGTGGATCATGATGGAACCACGAAGATCATCGTCAACTACAGCATCAGCCCCGCAGCCGCCACCCCTGCCACTACCCAGCCTACTGCGCTAACCGTCAAAAATAACCCTCCTCCCCTTCCCGCTATCACGACCTCGGCTGCTGTAGCGACCATCCCAACCCAAACAGACAAACCCCAAATCCCAGAGGTGACTGACCTCACAATCGTCAAGGCGGAGTCAGAATCTGTTCCCATCACGGACTTGGAGACAGACGCagccacacagacagaaaaggcAACTGTTCCAACTTCAGAATCAGCTCAGATGCCAAAACCCAACAGCAATAGTACATGTTTACTATGTGACGACTGTCCCGACAACCTTGAGGCGCTGCACCTCCTACAGCATCGCAAAGCAGCCAACGGTGAGGCCGTCGATTCGGCCGCTTTGGACCCTTCTTTCGCTGCTCTGCTGAGCGAGGCGGGAGTGACACTGGAGGAGCCGCCTGTGGACGACCTCCTTTCGCTCCTCAAAACCTACTTCGCCTCCAACGCCAACCCCAGCGAGGAGGAGCTGACAAAGATCTCAGAGTCTGTCAGTATTCCAGTGGACGTGGTGAGGAAGTGGTTTGTCAAGATGAACTCTGGGAAAAATTTGGGCAAATGCAACAGTGAAGCTACAGAAATTTCCAAAAAGACTGAAACCACAAATTCCAGCTCAGAGGACACTTTGAATCAGATtgaagacgaagatgaagaagTCATCCAGGAAGCATCCAACAATGCCTCGTCAGAGTCTGGCAGTGCCTCTCCATCGGACTCCACATCGCTCAGCTTGAACAATGGGGACCTCGTCATTGTTAAAAGCGAGCCTGAAGACCCAGAGGCCATCGACTCCCAGGCAGAGCCTCTGGACCTTTCTCTCCCTAAACATATCACAGCAGCATTGGAAAAGAAAACGACGACGCCTCCCGCCAAGCAGCAAGATCAGCCTCTAAACCTGACTTGCTTGAGGAAAGAGCAGCTGGATGGTCGAACCATCTATGTCACCACGCCTCAGACCGGAAGACCTGTTAACATCGTCACTGCCGCACAGCTGCCCACCTTAGTGGCCATTGCTGGTCAGGGCACCATGGGCTGCCTCAGTGCCATCAATACCACAACAAAGCGCACCATCCTCATCCCCCAGCTCACCTATACATATGCCACTACAGCCAACAGCGCCACTGGAGCCAAGACTGTCGTGCTCAACGGCCACAAG CAGGAGAAGCGTTTGGAGAGCAGCTCTGATGGCGTTTCAACAGTTGAGGAGCAAAACGACTCGGATTCAGTTGCGCTGATGAAGAAGCGGCGGCTGGAGCACGGCGTCTATCCCTGTGATCTCTGCTCCAAGGTCTTCCAGAAGGGCAGCTCCCTGCTCAGGCACAAATACGAACACACAG GAAAACGGCCCCACGAATGCAACGTCTGCAAGAAGGccttcaaacacaaacaccaccTGATTGAACACTCGAGGCTGCACTCCGGGGAGAAACCCTACCAGTGCGACAAGTGCGGGAAACGATTCTCTCACTCAGGCTCGTACTCCCAGCACATGAACCACCGCTATTCCTACTGCAAGAAGGACGGGCCCAACTCAGGGCCCCCTGGCTCCATCTTGGGGCCATCTAGGGTTCAGACAGAGCTTGGCAGCCCTGGCGCCGGACCACAGTCCGACAGCCGGACCACAACGCCACCCTCCCAACTGGACTCAGACGAGAGGGAGAGTGAGGacgaggaggatgatgatgacgagGCCATGTGCATGGACGACATCCGGGTGGTGCAGGTGGACGACGGCGAGTGCGAGATATACGAGGGGAACTTTGACGACGACGAGGAGGACGGAGAGGAGCtggtggaggaagaagaagtagaagaagaagagactGAAGGAGAGAAGCCAGAGGAGGAGTTTGTTTGTGATGTCGTGGAAGTTGAGCTGGGGGATGGTCACATGGAAATGGACAACGAGACGGAGAAAAGAACCGACGAAAAGGAGGAATCGGCAAGTGTAGATGCGGAGGAAATGGCAGACTGTGAAGCGAATACAGACAAAAGCATCAGGGGGGAGTCGAACAGCACCGAACCAACAGAGGAAGAGGTGACGAACGCCAAATAA